In Paramormyrops kingsleyae isolate MSU_618 chromosome 5, PKINGS_0.4, whole genome shotgun sequence, one DNA window encodes the following:
- the tmc5 gene encoding transmembrane channel-like protein 5 isoform X1 — protein sequence MSYFDGEGLFNPAYHDSETLEIDRSPSRKDNHHTHYDWNPEPAAMLPLHVGGGDWLRGQGSWRSPDSIPMVPLSSQYGNRAWQLNHEPDNSQIRINLPKDSSTFRHEEQPPGTLRMGVTSMRRRGTLKTGLLPGGNVALEKIGLTEEDVRDEIMSEEQDLVKELVTMSTRECIQAIRDLPMCMEDKKNIRNQVLASKSSKKGFLLTCSADCSEQISLSLRRCGVGLSSARQAVRLWQGTMKEIGGRFGTSVLSYFSFLKWLLMFNTISFLVNFGFITIPQLVQTSGRSPDVRFTGLELITGAGYFNQTVMYYGGYINGTKDSDFKYNMQLAYFFTIAAYLVLCGVSLIYSMARSFRRNFVLSDLSSGSAWRLLCSWDFSMVNERAVRQRKNNLRVQLKESLSEMMQTNFLPVSERMKQLGIHLCTWVVSAGLAAGSCAAIYYLCQYNLQQIKVSQNPGNLKEEASTLLLPFVVSLFNLVIPLLYSLLSKVENYSNPRFQIYVIILRNVFLKMSILSILCFHWVNNVTTNVPMCWESYVGQDLYRLVIVDFFFSIFGSFFGEFLRRIIGTRCMPSIGIPEFDIATNVLDLIYAQTLTWYLSSNYASVCIHVYLITFGIFTIRLFTSSHICPLFFLFRIGIYFSPLLPLIQMIKLFLLFYLKKVSLNRNCQPPRRSGRAAQMQTIYIALLFFPSFVGALSLVAYTVWCLTPSDSCGPFQGLNTTFEAVSLWMEDTAIISEFSWAVWIYSHMIKSELFFFLLALIFLVLIYFFWQITQGRKMLIILLKEQIINEGKDKAFLLEKLRTFQNLSLVPYHAENVHGPQYFERTYQTESDYSEGYQRGACPEEDTPPFASSALMQAMMARRQAEEEDEEY from the exons TCCCTCAAGAAAAGATAATCATCACACCCATTATGACTGGAACCCAGAGCCCGCTGCCATGCTGCCACTccatgtgggtgggggggactgGCTCAGGGGACAGGGCAGCTGGAGGTCTCCGGACAGCATTCCCATGGTTCCACTCTCCAGCCAGTATGGAAACAGAGCATGGCAGCTTAACCACG AGCCAGACAACAGTCAGATACGAATTAATTTGCCGAAGGATTCCAGTACATTCCGCCATGAAGAGCAGCCCCCAGGGACACTGCGAATGG GTGTCACATCAATGCGACGGAGAGGAACACTGAAGACAGGTCTACTGCCAGGTGGTAATGTAGCTCTGGAGAAGATTGGCCTGACCGAAGAAGACGTCAGGGATGAGATCATGAGCG AGGAGCAGGACCTGGTGAAAGAGCTGGTGACCATGTCAACGAGGGAATGTATCCAGGCCATCCGAGACCTACCCATGTGCATGGAAGACAAGAAAAATATCCG GAACCAAGTACTGGCATCAAAGTCTTCTAAGAAGGGCTTCTTGCTCACCTGTTCTGCGGACTGTTCTGAGCAGATTTCTTTG TCTCTCCGCAGGTGTGGCGTTGGCTTGTCGTCGGCCAGGCAGGCCGTGCGGCTGTGGCAGGGCACCATGAAGGAGATCGGGGGCCGTTTTGGCACCAGCGTCCTGTCGTACTTCAGCTTCCTGAAGTGGCTGCTCATGTTCAACACCATCTCCTTCCTGGTCAACTTCGGCTTCATCACCATCCCGCAGCTGGTGCAAACCTCAGGGCGGAGCCCTGATGTACGCTTCACAGGGCTGGAACTGATCACCGGTGCT GGGTATTTCAATCAGACAGTAATGTACTACGGTGGCTACATAAATGGGACGAAGGACAGTGACTTCAAGTACAACATGCAGCTGGCCTACTTCTTCACCATCGCAGCCTACCTGGTCTTATGTGGAGTGTCTCTTATCTACAG CATGGCCAGGTCGTTCCGGAGGAACTTTGTGCTCTCGGACCTGAGCTCGGGCAGCGCCTGGCGTCTCCTGTGCAGTTGGGATTTCAGCATGGTCAATGAGAGAGCTGTACGACAGCGTAAGAATAACCTGCGGGTCCAGCTTAAG GAGTCTCTTTCGGAAATGATGCAGACAAATTTCCTGCCTGTGTCAGAGAGGATGAAGCAGCTTGGAATCCACCTGTGCACCTGGGTGGTTTCTGCGGGGCTTGCAGCCGGCTCCTGTGCTGCCATATATTACCTATGTCAGTACAACCTCCAG CAGATCAAAGTGTCTCAAAACCCTGGAAATCTGAAGGAAGAGGCCTCTACTCTACTTCTCCCATTCGTGGTGTCCCTATTCAACCTCGTCATCCCACTCCTCTACTCACTGCTCAGCAAGGTGGAGAATTACTCCAACCCTCGCTTTCAGATCTACGTCATCATCCTCAG AAATGTCTTCTTAAAGATGTCTATTCTCAGCATCCTGTGCTTTCATTGGGTGAACAACGTGACTACAAATGTACCAATG TGTTGGGAATCTTATGTGGGACAAGACTTGTACCGGCTCGTGATCGTCGACTTCTTCTTCTCCATATTTGGCTCATTCTTCGGAGAGTTTCTGCGCAG AATCATCGGAACCAGGTGTATGCCAAGCATTGGGATTCCAGAGTTTGATATTGCTACAAACGTTTTAGACCTGATCTATGCACAAACCCTGACATGGTACCTTTCTTCCAACTATGCATCTGTTTGTATACACGTATACTTAATCACATTTGGTATCTTCACAATCCGTCTCTTCACATCCTCTCACATCTGTCCattattttttctcttcaggATTGGCATTTACTTTTCCCCACTTCTGCCACTTATACAGATGATAAAGTTATTTCTTCTGTTCTACTTGAAGAAG GTCAGCCTAAACAGGAACTGCCAGCCCCCCCGCCGGTCCGGCCGTGCTGCCCAGATGCAGACCATCTATATCGCGCTGCTCTTCTTCCCCTCCTTTGTGGGGGCGCTGTCTTTGGTGGCGTACACAGTGTGGTG CCTGACGCCCTCAGACAGCTGCGGGCCTTTCCAGGGCCTCAACACCACCTTTGAGGCAGTGTCCCTTTGGATGGAGGACACAGCCATCATCTCAGAATTCTCTTGGGCCGTGTGGATCTACAGCCATATGATTAAGAGCGAGCTCTTCTTCTTCCTTCTTGCCCTGATCTTCCT GGTGCTGATATACTTTTTTTGGCAAATAACTCAAGGACGCAAAATGTTGATTATTCTTCTCAAAGAACAGATCATTAAT GAGGGCAAAGACAAAGCTTTTCTGTTAGAGAAGCTCAGGACTTTTCAGAATCTTTCCTTGGTTCCCTATCATGCAGAGAATGTGCATGGACCTCAG TACTTTGAGAGGACATATCAGACTGAATCAGATTACAGTGAAG gctatcaaagaggggcTTGCCCTGAAGAGGACACCCCTCCTTTTGCTTCCAGTGCTCTGATGCAGGCTATGATGGCTAGACGGCAAGCGGAGGAAGAAGATGAAGAGTATTAA
- the tmc5 gene encoding transmembrane channel-like protein 5 isoform X2 — translation MGSHTRLTRGRGTRKERTIGAGQGPSRKDNHHTHYDWNPEPAAMLPLHVGGGDWLRGQGSWRSPDSIPMVPLSSQYGNRAWQLNHEPDNSQIRINLPKDSSTFRHEEQPPGTLRMGVTSMRRRGTLKTGLLPGGNVALEKIGLTEEDVRDEIMSEEQDLVKELVTMSTRECIQAIRDLPMCMEDKKNIRNQVLASKSSKKGFLLTCSADCSEQISLSLRRCGVGLSSARQAVRLWQGTMKEIGGRFGTSVLSYFSFLKWLLMFNTISFLVNFGFITIPQLVQTSGRSPDVRFTGLELITGAGYFNQTVMYYGGYINGTKDSDFKYNMQLAYFFTIAAYLVLCGVSLIYSMARSFRRNFVLSDLSSGSAWRLLCSWDFSMVNERAVRQRKNNLRVQLKESLSEMMQTNFLPVSERMKQLGIHLCTWVVSAGLAAGSCAAIYYLCQYNLQQIKVSQNPGNLKEEASTLLLPFVVSLFNLVIPLLYSLLSKVENYSNPRFQIYVIILRNVFLKMSILSILCFHWVNNVTTNVPMCWESYVGQDLYRLVIVDFFFSIFGSFFGEFLRRIIGTRCMPSIGIPEFDIATNVLDLIYAQTLTWYLSSNYASVCIHVYLITFGIFTIRLFTSSHICPLFFLFRIGIYFSPLLPLIQMIKLFLLFYLKKVSLNRNCQPPRRSGRAAQMQTIYIALLFFPSFVGALSLVAYTVWCLTPSDSCGPFQGLNTTFEAVSLWMEDTAIISEFSWAVWIYSHMIKSELFFFLLALIFLVLIYFFWQITQGRKMLIILLKEQIINEGKDKAFLLEKLRTFQNLSLVPYHAENVHGPQYFERTYQTESDYSEGYQRGACPEEDTPPFASSALMQAMMARRQAEEEDEEY, via the exons atgggatcccacacgaggttaacaagggggcgtggcacacggaaggagcggacaatcggggcaggacaggg TCCCTCAAGAAAAGATAATCATCACACCCATTATGACTGGAACCCAGAGCCCGCTGCCATGCTGCCACTccatgtgggtgggggggactgGCTCAGGGGACAGGGCAGCTGGAGGTCTCCGGACAGCATTCCCATGGTTCCACTCTCCAGCCAGTATGGAAACAGAGCATGGCAGCTTAACCACG AGCCAGACAACAGTCAGATACGAATTAATTTGCCGAAGGATTCCAGTACATTCCGCCATGAAGAGCAGCCCCCAGGGACACTGCGAATGG GTGTCACATCAATGCGACGGAGAGGAACACTGAAGACAGGTCTACTGCCAGGTGGTAATGTAGCTCTGGAGAAGATTGGCCTGACCGAAGAAGACGTCAGGGATGAGATCATGAGCG AGGAGCAGGACCTGGTGAAAGAGCTGGTGACCATGTCAACGAGGGAATGTATCCAGGCCATCCGAGACCTACCCATGTGCATGGAAGACAAGAAAAATATCCG GAACCAAGTACTGGCATCAAAGTCTTCTAAGAAGGGCTTCTTGCTCACCTGTTCTGCGGACTGTTCTGAGCAGATTTCTTTG TCTCTCCGCAGGTGTGGCGTTGGCTTGTCGTCGGCCAGGCAGGCCGTGCGGCTGTGGCAGGGCACCATGAAGGAGATCGGGGGCCGTTTTGGCACCAGCGTCCTGTCGTACTTCAGCTTCCTGAAGTGGCTGCTCATGTTCAACACCATCTCCTTCCTGGTCAACTTCGGCTTCATCACCATCCCGCAGCTGGTGCAAACCTCAGGGCGGAGCCCTGATGTACGCTTCACAGGGCTGGAACTGATCACCGGTGCT GGGTATTTCAATCAGACAGTAATGTACTACGGTGGCTACATAAATGGGACGAAGGACAGTGACTTCAAGTACAACATGCAGCTGGCCTACTTCTTCACCATCGCAGCCTACCTGGTCTTATGTGGAGTGTCTCTTATCTACAG CATGGCCAGGTCGTTCCGGAGGAACTTTGTGCTCTCGGACCTGAGCTCGGGCAGCGCCTGGCGTCTCCTGTGCAGTTGGGATTTCAGCATGGTCAATGAGAGAGCTGTACGACAGCGTAAGAATAACCTGCGGGTCCAGCTTAAG GAGTCTCTTTCGGAAATGATGCAGACAAATTTCCTGCCTGTGTCAGAGAGGATGAAGCAGCTTGGAATCCACCTGTGCACCTGGGTGGTTTCTGCGGGGCTTGCAGCCGGCTCCTGTGCTGCCATATATTACCTATGTCAGTACAACCTCCAG CAGATCAAAGTGTCTCAAAACCCTGGAAATCTGAAGGAAGAGGCCTCTACTCTACTTCTCCCATTCGTGGTGTCCCTATTCAACCTCGTCATCCCACTCCTCTACTCACTGCTCAGCAAGGTGGAGAATTACTCCAACCCTCGCTTTCAGATCTACGTCATCATCCTCAG AAATGTCTTCTTAAAGATGTCTATTCTCAGCATCCTGTGCTTTCATTGGGTGAACAACGTGACTACAAATGTACCAATG TGTTGGGAATCTTATGTGGGACAAGACTTGTACCGGCTCGTGATCGTCGACTTCTTCTTCTCCATATTTGGCTCATTCTTCGGAGAGTTTCTGCGCAG AATCATCGGAACCAGGTGTATGCCAAGCATTGGGATTCCAGAGTTTGATATTGCTACAAACGTTTTAGACCTGATCTATGCACAAACCCTGACATGGTACCTTTCTTCCAACTATGCATCTGTTTGTATACACGTATACTTAATCACATTTGGTATCTTCACAATCCGTCTCTTCACATCCTCTCACATCTGTCCattattttttctcttcaggATTGGCATTTACTTTTCCCCACTTCTGCCACTTATACAGATGATAAAGTTATTTCTTCTGTTCTACTTGAAGAAG GTCAGCCTAAACAGGAACTGCCAGCCCCCCCGCCGGTCCGGCCGTGCTGCCCAGATGCAGACCATCTATATCGCGCTGCTCTTCTTCCCCTCCTTTGTGGGGGCGCTGTCTTTGGTGGCGTACACAGTGTGGTG CCTGACGCCCTCAGACAGCTGCGGGCCTTTCCAGGGCCTCAACACCACCTTTGAGGCAGTGTCCCTTTGGATGGAGGACACAGCCATCATCTCAGAATTCTCTTGGGCCGTGTGGATCTACAGCCATATGATTAAGAGCGAGCTCTTCTTCTTCCTTCTTGCCCTGATCTTCCT GGTGCTGATATACTTTTTTTGGCAAATAACTCAAGGACGCAAAATGTTGATTATTCTTCTCAAAGAACAGATCATTAAT GAGGGCAAAGACAAAGCTTTTCTGTTAGAGAAGCTCAGGACTTTTCAGAATCTTTCCTTGGTTCCCTATCATGCAGAGAATGTGCATGGACCTCAG TACTTTGAGAGGACATATCAGACTGAATCAGATTACAGTGAAG gctatcaaagaggggcTTGCCCTGAAGAGGACACCCCTCCTTTTGCTTCCAGTGCTCTGATGCAGGCTATGATGGCTAGACGGCAAGCGGAGGAAGAAGATGAAGAGTATTAA
- the tmc5 gene encoding transmembrane channel-like protein 5 isoform X4: MSYFDGEGLFNPAYHDSETLEIDRSPSRKDNHHTHYDWNPEPAAMLPLHVGGGDWLRGQGSWRSPDSIPMVPLSSQYGNRAWQLNHEPDNSQIRINLPKDSSTFRHEEQPPGTLRMGVTSMRRRGTLKTGLLPGGNVALEKIGLTEEDVRDEIMSEEQDLVKELVTMSTRECIQAIRDLPMCMEDKKNIRNQVLASKSSKKGFLLTCSADCSEQISLSLRRCGVGLSSARQAVRLWQGTMKEIGGRFGTSVLSYFSFLKWLLMFNTISFLVNFGFITIPQLVQTSGRSPDVRFTGLELITGAGYFNQTVMYYGGYINGTKDSDFKYNMQLAYFFTIAAYLVLCGVSLIYSMARSFRRNFVLSDLSSGSAWRLLCSWDFSMVNERAVRQRKNNLRVQLKESLSEMMQTNFLPVSERMKQLGIHLCTWVVSAGLAAGSCAAIYYLCQYNLQQIKVSQNPGNLKEEASTLLLPFVVSLFNLVIPLLYSLLSKVENYSNPRFQIYVIILRNVFLKMSILSILCFHWVNNVTTNVPMCWESYVGQDLYRLVIVDFFFSIFGSFFGEFLRRIGIYFSPLLPLIQMIKLFLLFYLKKVSLNRNCQPPRRSGRAAQMQTIYIALLFFPSFVGALSLVAYTVWCLTPSDSCGPFQGLNTTFEAVSLWMEDTAIISEFSWAVWIYSHMIKSELFFFLLALIFLVLIYFFWQITQGRKMLIILLKEQIINEGKDKAFLLEKLRTFQNLSLVPYHAENVHGPQYFERTYQTESDYSEGYQRGACPEEDTPPFASSALMQAMMARRQAEEEDEEY, encoded by the exons TCCCTCAAGAAAAGATAATCATCACACCCATTATGACTGGAACCCAGAGCCCGCTGCCATGCTGCCACTccatgtgggtgggggggactgGCTCAGGGGACAGGGCAGCTGGAGGTCTCCGGACAGCATTCCCATGGTTCCACTCTCCAGCCAGTATGGAAACAGAGCATGGCAGCTTAACCACG AGCCAGACAACAGTCAGATACGAATTAATTTGCCGAAGGATTCCAGTACATTCCGCCATGAAGAGCAGCCCCCAGGGACACTGCGAATGG GTGTCACATCAATGCGACGGAGAGGAACACTGAAGACAGGTCTACTGCCAGGTGGTAATGTAGCTCTGGAGAAGATTGGCCTGACCGAAGAAGACGTCAGGGATGAGATCATGAGCG AGGAGCAGGACCTGGTGAAAGAGCTGGTGACCATGTCAACGAGGGAATGTATCCAGGCCATCCGAGACCTACCCATGTGCATGGAAGACAAGAAAAATATCCG GAACCAAGTACTGGCATCAAAGTCTTCTAAGAAGGGCTTCTTGCTCACCTGTTCTGCGGACTGTTCTGAGCAGATTTCTTTG TCTCTCCGCAGGTGTGGCGTTGGCTTGTCGTCGGCCAGGCAGGCCGTGCGGCTGTGGCAGGGCACCATGAAGGAGATCGGGGGCCGTTTTGGCACCAGCGTCCTGTCGTACTTCAGCTTCCTGAAGTGGCTGCTCATGTTCAACACCATCTCCTTCCTGGTCAACTTCGGCTTCATCACCATCCCGCAGCTGGTGCAAACCTCAGGGCGGAGCCCTGATGTACGCTTCACAGGGCTGGAACTGATCACCGGTGCT GGGTATTTCAATCAGACAGTAATGTACTACGGTGGCTACATAAATGGGACGAAGGACAGTGACTTCAAGTACAACATGCAGCTGGCCTACTTCTTCACCATCGCAGCCTACCTGGTCTTATGTGGAGTGTCTCTTATCTACAG CATGGCCAGGTCGTTCCGGAGGAACTTTGTGCTCTCGGACCTGAGCTCGGGCAGCGCCTGGCGTCTCCTGTGCAGTTGGGATTTCAGCATGGTCAATGAGAGAGCTGTACGACAGCGTAAGAATAACCTGCGGGTCCAGCTTAAG GAGTCTCTTTCGGAAATGATGCAGACAAATTTCCTGCCTGTGTCAGAGAGGATGAAGCAGCTTGGAATCCACCTGTGCACCTGGGTGGTTTCTGCGGGGCTTGCAGCCGGCTCCTGTGCTGCCATATATTACCTATGTCAGTACAACCTCCAG CAGATCAAAGTGTCTCAAAACCCTGGAAATCTGAAGGAAGAGGCCTCTACTCTACTTCTCCCATTCGTGGTGTCCCTATTCAACCTCGTCATCCCACTCCTCTACTCACTGCTCAGCAAGGTGGAGAATTACTCCAACCCTCGCTTTCAGATCTACGTCATCATCCTCAG AAATGTCTTCTTAAAGATGTCTATTCTCAGCATCCTGTGCTTTCATTGGGTGAACAACGTGACTACAAATGTACCAATG TGTTGGGAATCTTATGTGGGACAAGACTTGTACCGGCTCGTGATCGTCGACTTCTTCTTCTCCATATTTGGCTCATTCTTCGGAGAGTTTCTGCGCAG gATTGGCATTTACTTTTCCCCACTTCTGCCACTTATACAGATGATAAAGTTATTTCTTCTGTTCTACTTGAAGAAG GTCAGCCTAAACAGGAACTGCCAGCCCCCCCGCCGGTCCGGCCGTGCTGCCCAGATGCAGACCATCTATATCGCGCTGCTCTTCTTCCCCTCCTTTGTGGGGGCGCTGTCTTTGGTGGCGTACACAGTGTGGTG CCTGACGCCCTCAGACAGCTGCGGGCCTTTCCAGGGCCTCAACACCACCTTTGAGGCAGTGTCCCTTTGGATGGAGGACACAGCCATCATCTCAGAATTCTCTTGGGCCGTGTGGATCTACAGCCATATGATTAAGAGCGAGCTCTTCTTCTTCCTTCTTGCCCTGATCTTCCT GGTGCTGATATACTTTTTTTGGCAAATAACTCAAGGACGCAAAATGTTGATTATTCTTCTCAAAGAACAGATCATTAAT GAGGGCAAAGACAAAGCTTTTCTGTTAGAGAAGCTCAGGACTTTTCAGAATCTTTCCTTGGTTCCCTATCATGCAGAGAATGTGCATGGACCTCAG TACTTTGAGAGGACATATCAGACTGAATCAGATTACAGTGAAG gctatcaaagaggggcTTGCCCTGAAGAGGACACCCCTCCTTTTGCTTCCAGTGCTCTGATGCAGGCTATGATGGCTAGACGGCAAGCGGAGGAAGAAGATGAAGAGTATTAA
- the tmc5 gene encoding transmembrane channel-like protein 5 isoform X3, whose amino-acid sequence MSYFDGEGLFNPAYHDSETLEIDRSPSRKDNHHTHYDWNPEPAAMLPLHVGGGDWLRGQGSWRSPDSIPMVPLSSQYGNRAWQLNHEPDNSQIRINLPKDSSTFRHEEQPPGTLRMGVTSMRRRGTLKTGLLPGGNVALEKIGLTEEDVRDEIMSEEQDLVKELVTMSTRECIQAIRDLPMCMEDKKNIRNQVLASKSSKKGFLLTCSADCSEQISLSLRRCGVGLSSARQAVRLWQGTMKEIGGRFGTSVLSYFSFLKWLLMFNTISFLVNFGFITIPQLVQTSGRSPDVRFTGLELITGAGYFNQTVMYYGGYINGTKDSDFKYNMQLAYFFTIAAYLVLCGVSLIYSMARSFRRNFVLSDLSSGSAWRLLCSWDFSMVNERAVRQRKNNLRVQLKESLSEMMQTNFLPVSERMKQLGIHLCTWVVSAGLAAGSCAAIYYLCQYNLQQIKVSQNPGNLKEEASTLLLPFVVSLFNLVIPLLYSLLSKVENYSNPRFQIYVIILRNVFLKMSILSILCFHWVNNVTTNVPMCWESYVGQDLYRLVIVDFFFSIFGSFFGEFLRRIIGTRCMPSIGIPEFDIATNVLDLIYAQTLTWIGIYFSPLLPLIQMIKLFLLFYLKKVSLNRNCQPPRRSGRAAQMQTIYIALLFFPSFVGALSLVAYTVWCLTPSDSCGPFQGLNTTFEAVSLWMEDTAIISEFSWAVWIYSHMIKSELFFFLLALIFLVLIYFFWQITQGRKMLIILLKEQIINEGKDKAFLLEKLRTFQNLSLVPYHAENVHGPQYFERTYQTESDYSEGYQRGACPEEDTPPFASSALMQAMMARRQAEEEDEEY is encoded by the exons TCCCTCAAGAAAAGATAATCATCACACCCATTATGACTGGAACCCAGAGCCCGCTGCCATGCTGCCACTccatgtgggtgggggggactgGCTCAGGGGACAGGGCAGCTGGAGGTCTCCGGACAGCATTCCCATGGTTCCACTCTCCAGCCAGTATGGAAACAGAGCATGGCAGCTTAACCACG AGCCAGACAACAGTCAGATACGAATTAATTTGCCGAAGGATTCCAGTACATTCCGCCATGAAGAGCAGCCCCCAGGGACACTGCGAATGG GTGTCACATCAATGCGACGGAGAGGAACACTGAAGACAGGTCTACTGCCAGGTGGTAATGTAGCTCTGGAGAAGATTGGCCTGACCGAAGAAGACGTCAGGGATGAGATCATGAGCG AGGAGCAGGACCTGGTGAAAGAGCTGGTGACCATGTCAACGAGGGAATGTATCCAGGCCATCCGAGACCTACCCATGTGCATGGAAGACAAGAAAAATATCCG GAACCAAGTACTGGCATCAAAGTCTTCTAAGAAGGGCTTCTTGCTCACCTGTTCTGCGGACTGTTCTGAGCAGATTTCTTTG TCTCTCCGCAGGTGTGGCGTTGGCTTGTCGTCGGCCAGGCAGGCCGTGCGGCTGTGGCAGGGCACCATGAAGGAGATCGGGGGCCGTTTTGGCACCAGCGTCCTGTCGTACTTCAGCTTCCTGAAGTGGCTGCTCATGTTCAACACCATCTCCTTCCTGGTCAACTTCGGCTTCATCACCATCCCGCAGCTGGTGCAAACCTCAGGGCGGAGCCCTGATGTACGCTTCACAGGGCTGGAACTGATCACCGGTGCT GGGTATTTCAATCAGACAGTAATGTACTACGGTGGCTACATAAATGGGACGAAGGACAGTGACTTCAAGTACAACATGCAGCTGGCCTACTTCTTCACCATCGCAGCCTACCTGGTCTTATGTGGAGTGTCTCTTATCTACAG CATGGCCAGGTCGTTCCGGAGGAACTTTGTGCTCTCGGACCTGAGCTCGGGCAGCGCCTGGCGTCTCCTGTGCAGTTGGGATTTCAGCATGGTCAATGAGAGAGCTGTACGACAGCGTAAGAATAACCTGCGGGTCCAGCTTAAG GAGTCTCTTTCGGAAATGATGCAGACAAATTTCCTGCCTGTGTCAGAGAGGATGAAGCAGCTTGGAATCCACCTGTGCACCTGGGTGGTTTCTGCGGGGCTTGCAGCCGGCTCCTGTGCTGCCATATATTACCTATGTCAGTACAACCTCCAG CAGATCAAAGTGTCTCAAAACCCTGGAAATCTGAAGGAAGAGGCCTCTACTCTACTTCTCCCATTCGTGGTGTCCCTATTCAACCTCGTCATCCCACTCCTCTACTCACTGCTCAGCAAGGTGGAGAATTACTCCAACCCTCGCTTTCAGATCTACGTCATCATCCTCAG AAATGTCTTCTTAAAGATGTCTATTCTCAGCATCCTGTGCTTTCATTGGGTGAACAACGTGACTACAAATGTACCAATG TGTTGGGAATCTTATGTGGGACAAGACTTGTACCGGCTCGTGATCGTCGACTTCTTCTTCTCCATATTTGGCTCATTCTTCGGAGAGTTTCTGCGCAG AATCATCGGAACCAGGTGTATGCCAAGCATTGGGATTCCAGAGTTTGATATTGCTACAAACGTTTTAGACCTGATCTATGCACAAACCCTGACATG gATTGGCATTTACTTTTCCCCACTTCTGCCACTTATACAGATGATAAAGTTATTTCTTCTGTTCTACTTGAAGAAG GTCAGCCTAAACAGGAACTGCCAGCCCCCCCGCCGGTCCGGCCGTGCTGCCCAGATGCAGACCATCTATATCGCGCTGCTCTTCTTCCCCTCCTTTGTGGGGGCGCTGTCTTTGGTGGCGTACACAGTGTGGTG CCTGACGCCCTCAGACAGCTGCGGGCCTTTCCAGGGCCTCAACACCACCTTTGAGGCAGTGTCCCTTTGGATGGAGGACACAGCCATCATCTCAGAATTCTCTTGGGCCGTGTGGATCTACAGCCATATGATTAAGAGCGAGCTCTTCTTCTTCCTTCTTGCCCTGATCTTCCT GGTGCTGATATACTTTTTTTGGCAAATAACTCAAGGACGCAAAATGTTGATTATTCTTCTCAAAGAACAGATCATTAAT GAGGGCAAAGACAAAGCTTTTCTGTTAGAGAAGCTCAGGACTTTTCAGAATCTTTCCTTGGTTCCCTATCATGCAGAGAATGTGCATGGACCTCAG TACTTTGAGAGGACATATCAGACTGAATCAGATTACAGTGAAG gctatcaaagaggggcTTGCCCTGAAGAGGACACCCCTCCTTTTGCTTCCAGTGCTCTGATGCAGGCTATGATGGCTAGACGGCAAGCGGAGGAAGAAGATGAAGAGTATTAA